GGGGGCGCTCGTCGGGCTGTTGTCGGTCGCCTACGCCGTCCGAGCCGCCCTGCGGCGCTACCGGGAGGCGACGTTCGCCTTCCTCGTCAGCTTGATGCTCGGCGCGCTCAGGCTCCCCGCCCGGGAGGTCGCCCGACACGTCGGGACGATCTCCCCCGAGTCCGTGGCGACGGTGGGCGTGCCGGCCGTCGCCGGCGGCCTCGCCGTGGTGGCGCTGGATCGGTACAGCGACGAACTGGAGTACTGATACTAGTGGACGGACTCGCACAAGACCGACTCACGAGCGATCCGCCGGTCGCTCCGTCGGACGGCGTGGTTCTCGTGCGTCGTGTGTATATTCGTTTGCCTGTCAGTATGACGAGCACTGCGGCCGCGCCGACGCGGGTCGAAACCGGCGTGTACGTTAACCCCGTCGCCCCCGAAAGGACGGTATGTCCGGCCGTCCGGCCCTCGCGACGCTCGCGCTCTGTGTCGGCACGTTCGGTGCCCAGACGGTCGGTACTGTCGCCGGACTCGGCCCCGGGGCGTTCGCGCTGTCGCTCCCGCTTTCTGAGCAGCCGTGGACCCTTGCGACGAGCGTGTACGCCCACGGCAGTGCCGGCCACCTGCTCGCGAACGGCCTCGCGTTGCTCGTCGTCGGGCCGCTCGTGGCCTACGTGACGACGGGGGTGCGCTTCCACGCGTTCTTTCTCGCGACCGGCGCGGTCGCCGGAGTCGTCCAAATCGTCGCTTCGGCCCCGTTCGGCGGGAGCGCGGTTCTCGGCGCCAGCGGCGCCATTTTCGCGCTCCTCGGCTACTTATTCGTCGGGAACCGCGCCTCCGAGCGCGTCCTCGCGTGGCTTCCGTTGGGCCGGCGCGGCCGACTCGCCGTCTTCGTCGCGCTGGCGGCGCTTCTCACCGCCGCGACGGCCGCCCCGGGCGTCGCACTCGTCGCCCACTTCGTCGGGTTCTGTCTCGGCGCCGCCGCCGGCCGGTTCCGGGTGCTTCACGTCCGTTCGGGCGAGGGCGATAGCTCGGGTGGGGGTGGACGCTGAGTTGGGGCGTCGGACGCGGCAGAGACACAACGGACGGGACACGGCGGCGGCCAACACACAACAACAAAGACCACCAGTCCCGAGTGGTGGTGTATGTACGAGGCCGTCCACGCGCATCCCGACGGGCAGGCAACCGTCGCCCGACTGGCCAAACGCGCTGCGACGTGCGGCTACGGAGGGATCGTGGTCCGGAACCACGGCGACGAACAGGCGGACTACGACGCCGGCCGCATCACCGAGGCGTACGGCGTCGACGTCGTCGCCGGGATCGAGATCCGCGCGGCCGAGGCCGGTCGCGCGAGCGGGCTGATCGGGAACTACCGCTCGAAGCGGCCCGTCGTCTGCGTCCACGGCGGCGAATTGAACCGCTTTGCGGTCGAACAGCCCCAGGTCGACGTACTCGCACACCCGATGGACGGCGGCGACGTCAATCACGTTCTCGCGCGGACGGCCGCCGAGAACGGCGTTCACCTGGAGTTCAACTTCAGCCGCGTGCTGCGGGCCGACGGCGGGGAGCGGGTCCAGGCCATCCAGGGCCTCCGGAAGCTCCGCGAGCTGGTCGAGCACTACGATACGCCCTACGTTGTCTCCGCGGACGCCGACTCCCACCTCGCGTTGCGGGCCCCCCGAGAGCTGTTCGCCCTCGGCAAGGTGATCGGCTTCGAGAGCGGAGCCGTCGAGGCGGGGATGCGGGCGTGGCGCGATATCGTTGAGCGCAATCGCGAGCGGCTCTCCGGGGCGGTCATCGAGCCCGGCGTCCGCATCGAGGGGTCGGACCGCTGACGATCGGGGGGCAGCCCCCGACGGCGGTGTTTATATATGCCTCCGGTCGCCCCGCGACCCTTTTAAATACCGGAGGGACGAATGTGTGGACGTTCAGATGCGCCGTCGCGCTTTCCTCGGCTGTCTCGCCGGTAGCGCCGTCTCGCTTGCGGGGTGTAGCAACGGCCCACCGGAGCGGTTGCCCCAGTCGGCACTCTCCGACTCCGACGAGTCGACTCCGGGCGCGGACGGTCGGGCGTCCGCCGGGGAAGCGACGCCCTCCGCCCCCGAAGCGACGGTCACGACGCGGATCGACGCCCCCCAGCGCCGGCGCGTCGGCCTGTCGTTTCGGCTCCGGATCGTCGTCGAAAACGACGGCGAGGAGCCACAGACGGTCACCAGAACGGTCCGGGATCTGACCGGTGGCGCGACGGTCGGGGGGTTCTCCGAGACCGTCCCACCGGGCGGGTGGCGCGCGTGGACGAGCCCGCCGGTAACGTACGGGCGGGTCCCGGAGTTCGGCACCGCTGCGTTCGAGGTCGAGGAGACCGGCCAACTCCTCGACGTTCGTCTCTTCGAGTCTCTGCACCCCCGGTCGTCGCACAGTTATAACGACGGCCTCGAAGTCACCTTCGAGGGTGTCCGCATCCTCCGGGCGTACGGCCACGAGATCGACGGCGAACGTCGGTGGCGGACCGCCGAGGACGGCTCCCGCTTCGCGTTCGTGTTCCTGTCGGTCGCCGGCGTGCGCGGCGACGACGTGGTTCGGCCGCCGCCGACGCGAGCGGGACTCCCCGTACGAGCCGGCGACGCGGTGGTGCGCCCGACGCGGACGCGGTACTCGCCCGATACCGGCGCGATCGTCCCGTCGAGATACAGCGACGACAGACGCGGGACGACACCGAGCGAGGACGTCCCGGCGTACGACGCGACCGACCTCCGACGGGTGGCTGTGGACGGTCGACACCCGACGACGACCGCCTACGGCGACACGGACGCCGCCCCAGACCGGACGCTGTGGCTCGCGTATACGGTTCCCGCGGGGACCCCCGCAGACCGGGTGCGGCTGCTCGCGAGCCGGTGATCCGGTCGGTCATCCCGCGCGGGCGCCGACGGCCGCTCCGATCCCGCCGGCGACGGCCGAGGCGACCGCGGCGACGGCGAGTGCGACGAGAAACGAGCGCGTCCAGATCGACCCGACCGGCGAGCCGGCGCCCCCGAGCGTCGCCACGGTCGCACCCAACAGCAACGTCCCGAGGAGTCCGCCGCCGACCGCGACCGGGATCGATCGCCCCGGGTCGAAGACCCCCCGGCCGAGGACGAGTCCGACGACGATGCCGAGCACCGGTGCCACGACCAGCGCAGTGACGGCGAGTGCGACGAGCACCGTCTCGACGAACACGGGACCGAGCTCCGAGACCGCGTTGCCGGTCGCCGCCGCGAGAAAACGGGTGTGAGCCAACCGCGCGCCGGCGAAGGCGACTGCCCCCGCGGCGAGGCTCACACCGACGTACACGATCACGACGCCGACAACGGTGTCTCGCCCTCGGGTCATCTCATCCGCCACTCCGGAGCCCCGCTAAATTAACTGTG
The genomic region above belongs to Natronomonas moolapensis 8.8.11 and contains:
- a CDS encoding rhomboid family intramembrane serine protease encodes the protein MSGRPALATLALCVGTFGAQTVGTVAGLGPGAFALSLPLSEQPWTLATSVYAHGSAGHLLANGLALLVVGPLVAYVTTGVRFHAFFLATGAVAGVVQIVASAPFGGSAVLGASGAIFALLGYLFVGNRASERVLAWLPLGRRGRLAVFVALAALLTAATAAPGVALVAHFVGFCLGAAAGRFRVLHVRSGEGDSSGGGGR
- a CDS encoding RNase P subunit p30 family protein, producing the protein MYEAVHAHPDGQATVARLAKRAATCGYGGIVVRNHGDEQADYDAGRITEAYGVDVVAGIEIRAAEAGRASGLIGNYRSKRPVVCVHGGELNRFAVEQPQVDVLAHPMDGGDVNHVLARTAAENGVHLEFNFSRVLRADGGERVQAIQGLRKLRELVEHYDTPYVVSADADSHLALRAPRELFALGKVIGFESGAVEAGMRAWRDIVERNRERLSGAVIEPGVRIEGSDR